A stretch of the Bacillota bacterium genome encodes the following:
- the spo0A gene encoding sporulation transcription factor Spo0A — translation MLQGGEFVLKILIADNDLGLCNTLRQFLVEVAGMTVVGIAPDGEETLVMIEAHQPDVVILDVTMPHLDGIGVLEKLDTLNLEKRPRIIVLTAFGREDIIRRFTELDVDYFIVKPFDMEVLAERIRQFADDGSSGTQRSSTSTHQSYRTSQSYRSLEKQEPTWPGVHNPPSEQDCEIAVTRLLHNMGIPAHFKGYNYLRDAVLLLVQDNTLLGGSLTKELYPKLAEKYKTTAGGVEAAIRNAVIAAWEHGNREYLQELTGSTAKGKFPTNSLIIAKLVDRMRFQLVAN, via the coding sequence ATGCTGCAAGGAGGTGAGTTTGTGCTAAAAATACTGATAGCGGACAATGATCTGGGTTTATGTAACACTTTAAGACAGTTTCTAGTAGAAGTTGCAGGAATGACTGTTGTCGGCATCGCTCCCGACGGCGAAGAGACTCTGGTGATGATTGAAGCCCACCAGCCCGATGTGGTGATCTTAGATGTGACAATGCCGCATCTAGATGGTATCGGGGTGTTGGAGAAATTAGACACTCTAAATTTGGAAAAAAGGCCTCGGATCATCGTGCTGACGGCCTTTGGCAGGGAGGATATCATTCGTCGTTTCACTGAGCTAGATGTCGATTATTTTATTGTCAAACCCTTCGATATGGAGGTCCTGGCGGAGAGAATTCGCCAATTCGCCGATGATGGCTCCTCGGGCACACAGCGGTCCTCGACCTCAACTCATCAATCCTATCGAACGAGCCAATCATACCGAAGTTTGGAGAAACAGGAACCGACTTGGCCTGGGGTACACAATCCTCCCTCGGAGCAGGATTGTGAGATCGCTGTGACAAGACTATTACATAATATGGGTATTCCTGCCCATTTTAAAGGCTACAACTACCTGCGGGATGCTGTGCTGTTATTAGTGCAGGACAACACTCTCCTAGGCGGTTCACTGACTAAGGAATTGTACCCGAAGCTTGCGGAGAAGTACAAGACCACCGCCGGTGGAGTGGAGGCTGCCATCAGAAATGCCGTGATCGCGGCATGGGAGCACGGTAACAGAGAATACCTGCAGGAACTCACCGGCTCTACCGCCAAGGGCAAATTCCCCACCAATTCCCTCATTATTGCAAAACTGGTGGATCGAATGCGCTTTCAATTAGTGGCCAATTGA
- a CDS encoding FHA domain-containing protein, which translates to MHRIEAWLEELFFRWFRTPKIQPEPILPSGPREDESPAKVDSVTGLYRIGQERTAVRAGGDDHQDQPTQRWKRPQLPAKITFTVVVGKYPGQRYNVSGEAVIGRDEAADIFLADPTVSQRHARVVFRDGQYFIEDLDSTNGTVVNGQRVESRMLQSGDRVKIGLTELVVTVLS; encoded by the coding sequence TTGCATCGAATAGAGGCTTGGCTGGAAGAGCTATTCTTTCGTTGGTTCCGTACTCCCAAGATACAGCCGGAGCCAATATTGCCTTCCGGTCCTCGGGAAGACGAATCACCGGCGAAGGTGGATTCAGTTACTGGGCTGTACCGGATCGGGCAGGAAAGGACCGCTGTTCGGGCCGGGGGGGATGATCACCAAGACCAGCCCACACAGCGGTGGAAAAGACCCCAGCTACCCGCTAAGATTACTTTCACTGTAGTGGTAGGCAAATATCCCGGTCAGAGGTATAATGTGTCTGGCGAAGCCGTGATTGGACGGGATGAGGCCGCGGACATTTTTTTGGCGGACCCAACGGTGTCGCAACGTCATGCTCGAGTGGTTTTCCGGGACGGACAGTATTTTATAGAAGACTTAGATAGTACCAATGGTACAGTAGTTAACGGCCAGAGGGTGGAGAGCAGGATGTTGCAGTCCGGTGACCGGGTGAAGATAGGTTTGACGGAGCTGGTGGTGACGGTACTGTCCTGA
- a CDS encoding DUF116 domain-containing protein, translating to MNGSSEKLYLKLMAGVGLGLVTLGALSLLVMVQDLRWEQLFVGSLFVAFAVLALIAFVGLIAVVYLLSRRGSFSGTLYKIASGALYLLYRPAVALGRLLAVDRDSIRGSFVQLHNRLAERLPVQVSPDKILLLAPICMQWADCPRKVTVDVTNCVRCGKCRVGKLLDLKDRYGVHVAIATGGTLARKLLKDIRPRAVVAIACERDLVSGLQDTRPLLVIGVTNERPNGPCYNTTVNLELVEQAILRLADKVPSDKYHRESVSAR from the coding sequence ATGAATGGCAGTAGTGAGAAACTCTACCTAAAGCTTATGGCTGGAGTAGGTCTGGGCCTGGTCACTTTAGGGGCTCTCAGCCTCTTGGTTATGGTCCAGGACTTGCGGTGGGAGCAGCTGTTTGTGGGTTCGCTCTTCGTTGCCTTTGCGGTATTAGCCCTCATCGCCTTTGTTGGATTGATCGCGGTTGTCTATCTCTTGAGTCGTAGAGGCAGCTTTTCGGGCACCTTGTACAAAATAGCCAGTGGTGCGTTATACCTACTCTATCGGCCGGCGGTGGCATTAGGGAGACTATTGGCTGTGGACAGGGATAGTATCCGAGGGTCCTTTGTTCAGCTGCACAATCGGTTGGCAGAGCGGTTGCCGGTGCAGGTGTCTCCCGACAAGATTTTGCTCTTGGCCCCAATTTGCATGCAATGGGCCGATTGTCCTCGGAAGGTTACCGTAGATGTTACCAACTGTGTCCGTTGCGGTAAGTGTAGGGTAGGTAAGCTGCTGGACTTGAAGGATCGATATGGTGTCCATGTTGCTATCGCCACGGGAGGGACCCTTGCCCGCAAGTTGTTGAAAGATATAAGACCCAGAGCGGTGGTGGCCATTGCCTGTGAGCGGGATTTGGTCAGCGGATTGCAGGATACCCGCCCTCTCTTGGTGATCGGCGTTACCAATGAGCGCCCCAACGGGCCCTGCTATAACACAACGGTGAATCTGGAACTAGTGGAGCAGGCGATTCTTCGTTTAGCCGACAAGGTACCCAGTGATAAATATCACCGGGAAAGCGTAAGTGCTCGGTGA
- a CDS encoding Stp1/IreP family PP2C-type Ser/Thr phosphatase: MRIGARSDVGKVRRVNQDVGFFDEVLGLFIVADGMGGHNGGEIASQTAVDALVGYDWDLVHSLADLERPIALANQAVWQAAQAKPQLRGMGTTVTLAKVVDQRVLIGHVGDSRAYLVSHRGEGKQLTNDHSVVGQLVRDGCLTEGDARRHPHRNVLTKALGTQPNLTVDLSTVEPGPGDVILLCTDGLVDVVSTAEVFAIIHQSPDLQEAADRLVDLANERGGQDNITVVAFGLD; encoded by the coding sequence ATGAGAATTGGTGCCAGGTCTGACGTCGGAAAAGTAAGACGGGTTAATCAAGACGTGGGTTTTTTCGATGAGGTGCTCGGCTTGTTTATTGTTGCCGATGGGATGGGAGGCCACAACGGCGGTGAGATAGCCAGTCAGACTGCCGTCGATGCCCTGGTGGGTTACGATTGGGACTTGGTACATTCCCTTGCCGACCTTGAACGTCCGATTGCCCTGGCTAACCAGGCCGTCTGGCAGGCAGCGCAGGCAAAGCCGCAGCTAAGGGGCATGGGAACAACGGTGACATTGGCCAAGGTAGTCGACCAGAGGGTGTTGATTGGTCACGTCGGTGACTCTCGGGCCTATTTGGTTAGTCATCGGGGCGAGGGAAAACAGCTCACTAATGATCACTCAGTAGTGGGACAACTAGTCAGAGATGGATGTCTCACTGAAGGTGACGCTCGTCGCCATCCCCACCGAAACGTCCTAACCAAGGCCTTGGGTACCCAGCCCAATCTGACGGTTGACCTGTCAACGGTGGAGCCTGGCCCAGGGGATGTGATCCTGCTGTGCACCGATGGTCTCGTGGATGTGGTATCTACGGCAGAAGTTTTTGCGATTATCCATCAGTCCCCTGACCTACAAGAGGCAGCGGACCGATTGGTTGACTTAGCCAATGAGCGGGGTGGCCAGGATAATATTACGGTAGTTGCCTTTGGATTGGATTAG
- a CDS encoding methionyl-tRNA formyltransferase has product MRAVFMGTPDFAVPSLQALMEHHEVVGVVTQPDRPAGRGQSVRQSPVKRLAVSHNIPVLQPQRVADPAVVEELKALAPEVIVVVAFGQKIPPSILSLPPYGCINVHGSLLPKYRGASPIHWAIIDGNKETGVTTMLMDEGWDTGDILLQETVEITGEDTAGTLHDKLAVLGADLLIRTLAGLADGTVTARPQDHDEANYVSMLRKEDGLIDWNQPANRIRDFVRGMQPWPGAFSYLGDTMVKILQVEVADDGDELGEVEKGTIVKVDNGGVEVAAAPGSVRLVTVQPENRSKMSGVDFANGYRLEPGQRFRAERLP; this is encoded by the coding sequence ATGCGGGCTGTATTTATGGGAACACCGGATTTTGCGGTGCCGTCGTTACAGGCATTGATGGAGCACCACGAAGTAGTCGGGGTAGTCACCCAGCCAGATCGTCCCGCCGGTCGTGGTCAGTCTGTACGGCAATCGCCGGTGAAAAGGTTAGCTGTTTCCCACAATATTCCGGTGCTACAGCCACAGCGGGTGGCTGACCCAGCGGTAGTGGAAGAGCTGAAAGCTCTGGCACCGGAGGTTATTGTAGTGGTTGCTTTCGGGCAGAAGATCCCACCTTCGATTCTATCCCTTCCCCCTTACGGTTGCATCAATGTCCATGGTTCTTTGCTTCCCAAGTATCGAGGGGCATCGCCCATTCACTGGGCTATCATCGATGGAAACAAAGAAACTGGGGTAACCACCATGCTGATGGATGAAGGGTGGGATACCGGAGATATTTTGCTGCAGGAAACGGTGGAGATCACCGGCGAGGACACCGCCGGAACTCTCCATGACAAGTTGGCAGTCCTTGGCGCCGATTTGCTGATTCGAACCTTGGCGGGCTTGGCCGATGGCACCGTTACCGCCAGGCCTCAGGATCATGATGAGGCAAATTATGTTTCAATGCTTCGCAAGGAAGATGGACTCATTGATTGGAATCAACCTGCCAACCGGATCCGTGATTTCGTCCGGGGTATGCAGCCCTGGCCCGGGGCCTTCTCCTACCTGGGAGATACGATGGTGAAGATTCTGCAGGTAGAGGTTGCTGATGATGGGGACGAGCTAGGCGAGGTGGAGAAGGGGACCATCGTCAAGGTTGACAACGGTGGAGTAGAGGTAGCGGCCGCCCCTGGATCTGTGAGACTGGTGACGGTGCAACCGGAAAATCGGAGTAAGATGTCGGGAGTGGACTTTGCTAACGGGTATCGCCTAGAGCCGGGACAAAGATTTAGGGCAGAGCGTCTCCCATAA
- a CDS encoding DNA-directed RNA polymerase subunit omega, with translation MKQPPLGELLKHVDSRYTLVVATAKRARQLLEGSKPMVEVDSNKPVTIALSEMAEGKVNYHRVREGIK, from the coding sequence ATGAAACAACCACCTCTAGGAGAATTACTAAAACACGTAGACAGTCGATATACCTTAGTTGTGGCCACCGCGAAGCGAGCCCGTCAGCTTCTGGAAGGGTCCAAGCCCATGGTGGAAGTTGACTCCAATAAACCTGTCACCATCGCCCTCAGTGAAATGGCTGAGGGGAAGGTTAACTACCATCGGGTCAGGGAAGGCATTAAATAG
- a CDS encoding FtsW/RodA/SpoVE family cell cycle protein produces MITVGERNKELVFLGEITLLLCAGCLLMAWNTGQSWWSATWPILLLCAGALAVHGFFRIIGYRAGGAFLPLVVALNGIGLLTLQSVAPALVIRQTLFGILGLALWCGLALSEIWQQLRHLRYICGVGTLVLLVVTALWGERVGGAKAWLNIGGLQFQPSEPGKLLLVVFLAGILVDLTKARATPTQSSRKEANVFPYLGPAVAVWTIAMLTLVAQRDLGAAILFTGILVLMLVTALGSWWYLAWAALAGLAGSWAAVRFFDHVKVRFSTWINPWIDPTGRGYQLIQGLYGLAAGGITGVGPGRGMAHVVPAVGTDFILVAIAEEWGLAGILVLLCCFLLLLWQGLHTALTTESEFGRLLAVGLAGMLWLQVILVGGGITRLIPLTGITTPFVSYGGTSLVTNYAVVGLLANISHSAALDGESTASPERKAEMVYG; encoded by the coding sequence ATGATAACCGTCGGGGAGCGGAATAAAGAACTGGTCTTTCTCGGTGAGATTACCCTTCTGCTGTGCGCCGGATGTCTGTTGATGGCATGGAATACAGGGCAGTCCTGGTGGTCAGCAACTTGGCCAATCCTGTTGCTTTGTGCCGGCGCCTTGGCAGTCCATGGCTTTTTTCGGATTATTGGGTACCGGGCCGGAGGTGCTTTCTTGCCCTTGGTTGTTGCCTTAAATGGGATTGGACTACTGACCCTGCAGTCCGTCGCTCCTGCTTTGGTTATCAGGCAAACATTGTTTGGGATCTTGGGATTGGCCCTTTGGTGTGGGTTGGCCTTGAGCGAGATTTGGCAACAGCTGCGTCACCTTAGATATATCTGCGGCGTAGGCACCTTGGTATTGCTGGTGGTAACGGCCCTGTGGGGAGAGCGGGTGGGTGGTGCTAAAGCCTGGCTAAACATTGGGGGTTTGCAGTTTCAGCCTTCCGAGCCGGGAAAGCTGTTGTTGGTTGTTTTCTTAGCTGGGATTTTGGTGGATTTGACTAAAGCCCGTGCTACACCGACCCAGAGTTCTCGGAAGGAAGCCAATGTTTTTCCCTATTTAGGTCCTGCGGTGGCGGTGTGGACCATAGCGATGTTAACCCTGGTGGCCCAGAGGGATTTGGGAGCCGCGATTTTGTTTACTGGCATCCTGGTCCTGATGCTGGTTACAGCTTTAGGAAGCTGGTGGTACTTGGCATGGGCGGCTCTTGCGGGACTGGCCGGTAGCTGGGCTGCGGTCCGATTTTTTGATCATGTCAAGGTGCGGTTTAGTACCTGGATTAACCCCTGGATCGATCCCACAGGAAGAGGGTACCAGCTGATCCAGGGCCTTTACGGCCTCGCAGCGGGGGGAATTACCGGTGTAGGTCCAGGTCGTGGCATGGCCCACGTGGTGCCGGCCGTAGGAACAGACTTCATCTTGGTGGCTATCGCGGAAGAATGGGGTTTGGCGGGTATTCTGGTCCTGTTGTGTTGCTTCCTATTGCTGCTGTGGCAGGGTCTCCACACTGCCTTAACCACGGAATCTGAGTTTGGACGTCTGTTGGCTGTGGGTCTAGCGGGAATGTTGTGGCTGCAAGTCATTCTCGTTGGAGGTGGCATCACCCGCCTGATTCCCTTGACGGGAATCACTACGCCCTTTGTCAGTTATGGAGGTACTTCTCTGGTTACCAACTACGCAGTGGTGGGGCTGCTGGCTAACATTTCCCATAGTGCAGCCCTGGATGGAGAGTCAACGGCTTCCCCGGAGCGGAAGGCAGAGATGGTTTATGGGTAA
- the priA gene encoding primosomal protein N', with protein MRPRKQYASVVVDVTNRRVNRPFDYEIPEALVDSIQLGHRVFVPFGRRRVTGYVVGFPPEPGVSATREIHGLVDAKPLLTPEQVELARWMAQRYQCLLIDGIRAMVPAGIHITAVRALRLTDAAAAGDIPKDIADGANQLLEYLKEHPDGIVHSELVNQGPAIAELLQRDLVRWDYLWLDPKVKPKLVNRCWLADGVDDVEGVIAQLAVKAPKQAQVMRVLATNDGRYSPTELARRAETTHATVTALKNKGLVKVTPQEERRDPYSHRHFHRPPEVTPNPWQQRALEELFASLDQSKGQTFLLHGVTGSGKTEVYLRLIERALQQRKTAICLVPEISLTPQTVRRFKERFGTDVAVLHSRLSLGERYDEWRRIRNQRVRVVVGARSAVFAPLTDLGVIVIDEEHETSYKQEESPRYHARDVAIFRAQITGATVVLGSATPSVESYWHSQQGAYTLLEMRERFDGRQLPPVEIVDMREEMKQGNRSMFSARLRSALEACLEEGNQGILLLNRRGFASFVLCRECGAVLGCPNCRVSLTLHHLENSVVCHYCGHHELLPSHCPECGGKYLRPFGAGTERVTAELAKEFPQARILRMDVDTTRTKGAHERILGQFERRQADFLVGTQMIAKGLDFPGVSLVGVVTADTALNLPDFRAGERTFQLLTQVAGRAGRGGVPGEVVIQTYTPDHYSIIAAEGHDYELFVRQELEFRERLNYPPFTLLGRVLVSGPDERLTMQRAEEIAQRCRGWVQGGLGEGVEILGPAPAPLSKLKGRYRWHVLVKHPRRPELEDLFDMVNNGAYDREENLRVSVDIDPISLL; from the coding sequence ATGAGGCCGAGAAAGCAATATGCGTCGGTAGTTGTTGACGTTACCAATCGGAGGGTGAATCGCCCCTTCGATTACGAGATACCTGAGGCCTTGGTGGATTCGATTCAGCTGGGTCACCGGGTGTTTGTTCCCTTTGGAAGGCGAAGGGTGACCGGTTATGTCGTTGGCTTTCCTCCAGAACCAGGGGTGTCGGCAACTAGAGAAATTCATGGTCTGGTTGACGCAAAGCCTCTGCTCACTCCGGAGCAAGTGGAGCTTGCTCGCTGGATGGCGCAGCGATATCAGTGCTTGTTGATCGATGGGATCAGGGCGATGGTGCCTGCCGGCATTCATATTACCGCGGTAAGAGCACTCAGGCTCACCGACGCCGCTGCCGCCGGCGACATTCCCAAGGATATCGCCGATGGGGCAAACCAGCTGCTGGAGTATCTCAAGGAGCATCCCGATGGGATTGTCCATTCAGAGTTGGTCAACCAAGGTCCGGCCATTGCTGAATTGCTCCAGCGGGATCTGGTACGCTGGGACTATCTTTGGCTTGACCCTAAGGTGAAGCCGAAATTGGTTAATCGCTGCTGGTTGGCCGATGGGGTGGATGATGTAGAAGGGGTGATTGCCCAGCTGGCAGTAAAGGCTCCCAAGCAGGCCCAAGTGATGCGGGTTCTGGCCACCAACGATGGCCGGTATTCACCGACGGAATTGGCCCGACGGGCAGAAACCACCCATGCTACGGTAACGGCCTTGAAGAATAAAGGCCTGGTGAAAGTCACTCCCCAGGAGGAAAGGCGAGACCCTTACAGCCATCGTCACTTTCACCGTCCACCGGAAGTCACTCCCAACCCCTGGCAGCAACGGGCTTTGGAGGAACTCTTTGCCAGTTTGGATCAGAGCAAGGGACAGACCTTCCTCTTACACGGTGTCACCGGCAGTGGCAAGACCGAGGTGTATCTGCGCTTGATTGAAAGGGCGCTCCAACAAAGGAAGACAGCTATTTGTTTGGTACCGGAGATCTCCTTGACCCCACAGACAGTACGGCGCTTCAAGGAACGCTTTGGGACCGATGTGGCTGTCCTGCACAGCAGGCTTTCCTTGGGGGAGCGATACGATGAATGGCGACGAATTCGCAATCAACGGGTGCGGGTGGTGGTGGGCGCGCGGTCGGCTGTTTTCGCACCCCTTACCGATCTAGGGGTTATTGTTATCGATGAAGAACATGAAACCTCCTACAAACAGGAGGAAAGTCCTCGCTATCACGCCCGGGATGTAGCAATATTTCGGGCTCAGATCACAGGAGCTACGGTGGTTTTGGGCAGTGCCACCCCTAGCGTCGAATCCTATTGGCACAGTCAACAGGGAGCCTATACCCTGCTGGAGATGAGAGAGCGATTTGATGGTCGGCAGCTTCCTCCCGTTGAGATTGTTGACATGCGAGAGGAGATGAAGCAAGGGAATCGCAGCATGTTTAGCGCTAGGTTGCGCTCAGCTCTCGAGGCCTGCCTTGAAGAGGGCAATCAAGGGATTCTGCTGCTTAACCGGCGGGGCTTCGCTTCTTTTGTTTTGTGTCGTGAGTGCGGCGCGGTACTGGGTTGTCCCAATTGCCGGGTCTCTTTGACCTTGCATCACCTGGAAAACTCCGTTGTATGTCATTATTGTGGTCATCATGAGCTGCTTCCGAGCCATTGCCCAGAGTGTGGTGGCAAGTATCTGCGGCCCTTTGGCGCGGGGACGGAACGAGTCACCGCGGAATTGGCCAAGGAATTTCCCCAGGCTCGAATCCTGCGCATGGACGTAGATACCACTCGCACTAAGGGAGCCCATGAGCGGATCTTGGGTCAGTTTGAGCGCAGGCAAGCGGACTTTCTTGTCGGGACACAAATGATTGCCAAGGGTTTAGATTTTCCGGGAGTCAGTTTGGTCGGTGTGGTGACGGCGGACACTGCCTTGAACCTGCCGGATTTTCGTGCCGGCGAAAGAACCTTTCAGCTGCTCACTCAGGTCGCGGGAAGGGCTGGTCGGGGAGGTGTTCCCGGAGAAGTGGTGATACAAACCTACACACCGGATCACTACAGCATTATCGCGGCTGAAGGCCATGACTATGAGCTGTTTGTTCGCCAAGAGCTGGAGTTTAGGGAGCGACTGAACTATCCTCCCTTTACCCTGTTGGGGAGGGTCTTGGTCAGTGGTCCCGATGAAAGGCTGACGATGCAGCGAGCGGAGGAGATCGCCCAGCGCTGTCGGGGATGGGTGCAAGGTGGTCTGGGGGAAGGGGTCGAGATTTTAGGCCCGGCTCCAGCGCCTTTGTCGAAGCTTAAGGGACGTTACCGATGGCATGTGCTGGTGAAGCATCCCCGGCGCCCAGAGCTAGAGGATTTGTTTGACATGGTCAATAATGGGGCATACGATAGGGAGGAGAACCTCCGGGTATCCGTTGATATAGATCCGATATCTTTACTGTAA
- a CDS encoding FHA domain-containing protein, with amino-acid sequence MPPIWQKLGQLVVLGGMFWFIVQVVRSGFSQLEEVVDADEAQIIGGELEEETGSIGHLWPESRIQFIGDEIRIGRDPENQVVLRDRFASGFHARILRRNHRYYIEDAGSTNHTFVNGERVRSLRALADGDVIKVGETILRFSYREYRSQGIEP; translated from the coding sequence ATGCCCCCCATTTGGCAGAAACTAGGACAGCTAGTGGTCCTAGGGGGAATGTTTTGGTTCATTGTCCAGGTGGTTCGTAGTGGGTTTAGCCAACTTGAAGAAGTAGTTGACGCCGATGAAGCTCAAATCATCGGCGGGGAGTTGGAGGAGGAGACCGGCAGCATCGGCCATCTGTGGCCCGAGAGCAGAATCCAGTTTATCGGAGACGAGATCAGAATCGGACGGGATCCCGAGAACCAAGTGGTGTTGCGAGATCGCTTTGCTTCGGGCTTTCATGCCAGGATCCTGCGGCGCAATCATCGCTATTATATCGAAGATGCCGGCAGTACCAATCATACCTTTGTCAATGGGGAAAGGGTCAGGTCTTTACGAGCTTTAGCTGATGGCGATGTGATCAAGGTGGGGGAGACTATCCTACGGTTTTCCTACCGGGAGTATCGGTCGCAAGGGATTGAGCCTTAG
- a CDS encoding zinc metallopeptidase: MFFPFYFDPTFLLLIPGIILALYAQSKVQSTFQRYSRVRSMSGLTGAQVARTLLDRHGLHDVPVELVGGRLTDHYDPRSRVMRLSQEVYQSTSLAALGVAAHETGHAIQHAQNYVPLGIRNNLFPIASIGSQMAFPLFFIGLIFASTTLMNIGIWFFIAALAFQVVTLPVEFNASYRAIQLLSSTGILTSSEVPQARRVLNAAALTYVAAVAMAALQLVRLLLLRGARDD; this comes from the coding sequence ATGTTTTTCCCATTCTATTTTGATCCTACGTTCCTGTTACTGATTCCGGGCATCATTCTAGCCCTTTATGCCCAAAGTAAGGTGCAAAGTACTTTTCAGAGGTACTCCCGGGTTCGCTCCATGTCAGGGTTAACGGGGGCACAGGTTGCTCGTACCTTGCTGGATCGCCATGGGCTTCACGATGTACCCGTGGAGTTGGTCGGTGGTCGTTTGACGGACCACTATGATCCCAGAAGTCGTGTGATGCGCCTTTCCCAGGAAGTTTACCAAAGCACTTCCTTGGCAGCCCTGGGGGTAGCAGCCCATGAAACTGGCCACGCCATCCAGCACGCCCAGAACTATGTGCCCTTGGGGATTCGCAATAACCTGTTTCCCATTGCCAGTATTGGTTCTCAGATGGCCTTTCCTTTGTTTTTTATCGGACTAATCTTTGCCAGTACTACTTTAATGAACATAGGGATCTGGTTCTTTATCGCAGCTTTGGCCTTTCAGGTGGTTACTTTGCCGGTAGAGTTCAATGCCAGTTACCGTGCCATTCAGCTGCTTAGCAGCACTGGCATTCTTACCAGTTCAGAGGTTCCTCAGGCCCGCCGGGTCTTGAATGCCGCGGCCTTGACCTATGTTGCCGCTGTGGCAATGGCGGCGCTACAGTTAGTGCGCCTCTTGCTGTTACGGGGAGCCAGAGACGATTAA
- the rlmN gene encoding 23S rRNA (adenine(2503)-C(2))-methyltransferase RlmN, whose translation MVDTGKAGIDYQGAIAGLSLGELEELVQGLGHKAFRAKQIYHWIYQRQATGMEEMTNLPRALREQLSDFRFWPWKIVIRRGSVDGTVKLLLEAIDGSQVETVAIPEGNRTTVCVSTQVGCAMGCTFCATGQLGFARNLTSQEILGQVLLARAATGRQITNVVYMGMGEPLLNYDAVLGSIALLNDPQGLAIGMRHITISTCGIVPGIYRLAKERLQLVLAISLHSADQRRRQEMMPVAKAYPLPELIEACRCYVQETGRRITFEYTLIAGVNDSLESAAQLAQLISGLACHVNLIPINPVGGTGFSRSKEGSVVRFARYLEEEGVSVTIRKERGTDIEAACGQLRGSPRLN comes from the coding sequence ATGGTGGACACTGGCAAGGCTGGCATTGACTACCAAGGGGCGATCGCGGGTTTGTCCCTGGGGGAATTAGAAGAACTGGTCCAGGGCTTAGGACACAAGGCCTTTCGAGCCAAGCAAATTTATCATTGGATTTATCAAAGGCAAGCCACAGGAATGGAGGAGATGACCAATCTTCCCCGGGCTTTGCGAGAACAATTGTCGGATTTCAGGTTTTGGCCTTGGAAAATTGTGATTAGACGTGGGTCGGTGGATGGCACCGTTAAGTTGCTTCTTGAGGCTATAGACGGCAGCCAAGTGGAGACCGTGGCAATTCCCGAGGGAAATAGGACCACTGTCTGCGTGTCGACCCAGGTTGGTTGTGCCATGGGGTGTACCTTTTGTGCTACCGGTCAGTTGGGTTTTGCCCGTAATTTGACGTCCCAGGAAATCCTGGGACAAGTTCTGTTGGCTAGGGCTGCAACGGGACGCCAAATTACCAATGTTGTGTATATGGGAATGGGTGAGCCGTTGCTAAATTACGATGCGGTGCTGGGGTCCATCGCTTTGCTCAACGATCCCCAGGGCTTGGCCATTGGCATGCGGCATATAACGATATCCACCTGTGGGATCGTTCCCGGCATCTATCGTCTGGCGAAGGAACGCTTACAGCTGGTGTTGGCGATTTCACTGCATTCTGCAGATCAAAGACGCAGGCAGGAGATGATGCCTGTAGCCAAGGCTTATCCGTTGCCGGAATTAATCGAAGCCTGTCGCTGTTATGTACAAGAGACGGGGCGCAGAATCACCTTTGAGTACACGCTAATTGCCGGTGTCAATGATTCCTTAGAGTCTGCTGCTCAGCTGGCTCAGTTGATCTCAGGTCTAGCCTGCCATGTCAATTTGATTCCGATCAACCCGGTGGGTGGTACCGGATTTTCTCGCAGCAAGGAAGGTAGTGTAGTTCGCTTTGCTCGCTACCTTGAGGAAGAAGGAGTCTCGGTTACGATTAGGAAAGAAAGAGGAACAGATATCGAGGCTGCCTGCGGTCAACTGCGTGGGTCACCAAGGTTGAACTAG
- the def gene encoding peptide deformylase has translation MAVLEIREDGDPILRQVAKPVAKITKRHRKLIKDMIQTMHAAEGIGLAAPQIGISERIIVVDTGDEIVALFNPVIDEMSQDQDIDVEGCLSIPGKRGYVQRATEIVVSGWQEDGKPVRYRVSGYPARIFQHEIDHLDGVLFIDKLVEVKVEEDSEGE, from the coding sequence TTGGCTGTACTAGAAATTCGTGAGGATGGCGATCCAATTCTGCGCCAAGTGGCGAAACCCGTTGCTAAGATCACCAAGAGGCATCGGAAATTGATCAAGGACATGATCCAGACTATGCACGCCGCGGAAGGAATTGGACTGGCTGCTCCCCAAATTGGTATTTCCGAGCGGATCATTGTGGTGGACACCGGCGATGAGATTGTCGCCTTGTTCAACCCCGTCATCGATGAGATGAGCCAGGACCAGGATATTGACGTAGAGGGGTGTTTGAGCATCCCCGGTAAGCGCGGATATGTCCAGCGGGCTACGGAAATTGTCGTCTCGGGGTGGCAAGAAGATGGCAAGCCGGTACGCTATCGGGTCTCGGGATATCCCGCCAGAATTTTCCAACACGAGATTGATCATCTAGATGGAGTTCTATTTATCGATAAATTAGTTGAAGTGAAAGTTGAAGAGGATTCCGAAGGGGAGTGA